The Calditrichota bacterium genome includes the window ATTGGGGCAGAACAGGAAGAAGTTCTGACCTTTTACAAACGGCTTTTTAACTACAAGTTTTTATATATTTTTCCACCGGTAAAACAAAACACCATTAAACCTCTTGTTGCTATCGGCCGCGAAGAAAATCTCTCTTTTTATAATGCAAGAGATATCGATTGGTTAAATTTTTATCATAAAGTTTTAACTGTAGAAACACTAAACGGAGAGAGCTCTATTGATCAGTTTTTTGAGCACTACGAAATTGACCGGCTGTTTCCAATTCGCTTAAACGATGAGTGTTTTGGTTTTTTGGCGCTTGGTTCTCATGGCCGCCAAAGCAATCATTTAGAAAACCAAATTGCCCAGCTTATTATTCGCTATCTGGCCTCGCTTTGGCATAACCATGCTCTGCTTAATGATATAGAAGATTCTTCAAAAAAAACTGAACAACTTTTAGCAGAAATATCAACACTTCTTGAAGTAACACAAGCCATTGAATCCGGCGGAAATATCCAGAACCTGCTGGAAATGATTATGCAAAAATGCATGAATGTAATGATGGTTGAAGCTGTTTCGCTAATGCTGTTAACAAAGGATAAAAAGGAGTTGGAATTTAGAGTAGCTTTGGGGCCAAAAGGCAAGGACGTTAAACCGTACAAGCTAAAACTTGGGCAAGGAATTGCCGGTACCGTTGCCCTTTCCGGGAAGCCGCTGCTAATCCCAAACGCATATAATGACGACCGTTTCGATCCGGCTTTTGACAGACGAAGCGGATTTAAGACTGAAAGTATATTATGCGTTCCTCTAATTTACCATAATTCCGTTTTGGGTGTTGTTCAGGCCTTAAACCGTTTTGATGGAAAACCATTTGCTGAACATGACCTGAGTACATTCAAAATATTTTCCACACAGGCTGCATTGGCCATAGAAAACACACGGCTGCTGCATGAAGCTATAGAAAATGAAAAACTAAAAAGCCAAATTGCAATTGCTTCCGAAATTCAACATTTAATTGTCCCGGAAATACTGCCGGAAATTCCGGGATTGGAAATGAGTGGATGCTATATTCCAAGCCAGGGAGTAGGCGGTGATTTTTATGCTGTTCAAAATGTAAACGAACATGAAACCATTTTTTGTATTGCCGATGTATCCGGAAAAAGTGTCCCGGGTGCACTGCTTGTCTCAACATTGCATGCTACTTTGCGTGCCTATTTGGAGTTTACTACAGACTTGCAGGTAATCATGAAAAAACTTAATGAGTTGATTATTAAGCTTTCTACGGCAGACCGCTTTATTACCTTATTTATTTCAAAGTTTAACTCAAAAACTTCAAAGTTAGATTATATAAGTGCCGGACATAATCCTCAGTATTTATTGCGGGAACCTTTTAAAATAAGCAAACTATCTTCTACCGGAGTATGTGTTGGTTTAATCCCATTTGACTACAAAATAAAAAGTGTAGATTTAAAAAAGAACGATATGGTACTTCTTTATACAGATGGTATTGTTGAAGCTAGGGACAAAAATAAAGAAATATTTGGTGAAGAACGTCTTGGAAAAGTTTTATTTGAAAACTTAAAAAGGCCATGCGATTTTATCCAAAAACAAATAATCCGTGCCGTAGAAACTTTTAGCCCGGATGCCCACCAACAGGACGACTTAACACTTCTTGTAATACGCAAAACTGACTAACTTTAAACCTTCTCAAAAACAGGAATCCTATAAGCCATTGATTTATAAAGAATTGTACTAAACGGGCGACAATAAATTTTGTATGTCTTAAACTGTTTATATTATGCCTTTAAACAACAATACATTAACGAATAAAAAAAGTAGCCTCTCACTCTTTTTTAAACGTTTTCTTGCAATCTTTACCCCTTTGTTTATCATCGTATTTATGATTCTCGCCAGTATTTATTATTCATTGGTAAAATCATTAATAGATGAAATCTACGATCAGGAATTTTTGGCTGTTTCTCTTCAAAAAAAACAAATTAAGATGGAAACCTCATCGCTCATATCGCATATTCATTTTCTTTCGCAAGAACAACATTTGGGTCTTTTAATAAAAGATGGGCAGATAAATTCACAAATTAGAAAAGAAATAACTAACAGGTTTTTAAATTTCTCACAAACCAGCACTTTTTATGATCAAATTCGCTTTATTCAAAACAGTGGAAGAGAAATAATTCGAATAGATTTTAAAAATGGCCGGTCTGAAGTTGTCGATGATAATAGTTTACAAAATAAAAAATCCAGATATTATTTTAAAGCAGTATCCGGTTTACAAAAAAACCAAATATTTGTATCTCAATTAGATCTGAAAATAGAGAACGGCAAAGTTGAACGGCCATATAAACCAATGGTCCGCTTAGGAATGCCGGTTTTTGGAGATGAAAACCAGCGGATTGGAATGGTTGTAGTTAATTATCTTGCAAACCGCTTTTTAACTGTACTTACTGAAACAAGCCAGATTAACCCCGGTGAGATCATGCTGCTTAACGGAAAATCTTACTGGCTAAAAAGCAAAAACCCTGATGACGAATGGGGGTTTATGTTTGAAGATAAAAAAAACAGAACATTCGCAAATAAATTCCCAAATGAATGGAAGGAGATTTCTGAGAAACAGGAAGATCAATTTGAAACAGATAATGGCCTTTTTACATTTTACACCATAAATCCCTTTTTTCTGAAAAATGAAAAACAGCTTGTCCAAATTATGAACCCCGGTGACAAATACTGGAAAATTCTATCCCATGTTCCAATGAATTATATCCGGTCAGAAAAAATATCTTTGCTATATTCATTTTTGCCTGTATTTTTTTTGTTAGTCTTTTTACTCATTTTAGGAACCCTGATAATCACCAACATTTCTATCCAAAAATCCAAAAAAGACTGGGAACTGGAAACAGCAAATCAACAGCTTGAGAACAAAGTTTCTGAAAGAACAAAACAGCTTTCAGAGATAAACAAAGACCTGGCAAAAGAAATAGTTAAACATAAAAAAACAGAAAAGAAATTACAGAAAAAGACAAATGAGCTGGAACGGTCTAATAAAGAATTGGAAGAGTTTGCCTATATTGCCTCGCATGACCTTCAGGAGCCTTTAAGAAAAATAAGCAGCTTTTCAAAGCTATTAGAAAAACGAAGTATTGAAAGCCTTGATGAAGAAGGCCAAAAATACTTAGAATTTATTACCAGCTCTGTTGCACGCATGAGAACGCTTATTAGTGAACTGCTAAAATATTCAAAGGTTAGCAGCTCGAAAATTAATTTTGATTCTGTTGATCTAAATGATGTAATAAAGGCTGTTTTAGATGACCTTGGCATGGTTATTAAAGAGTCAAATACACAAATCAACTTTAATAATTTACCGGAAATAAAAGCCGACAAGACACAAATGATCCAATTAATGGGAAATCTGGTTAGTAATGCAATTAAATATTATGAACCCGGACGAAATGGCGGGCCAAAAATTAGTATAAATGCTAAGGAGGAGCCAAACCAATGGCTTGTTTCAGTTCAGGATAATGGCATTGGAATTGACCAATCTCATTATGAAAAAATATTTGTTATTTTCCAACGTCTGCATGGCAGAAATGATTTTTCCGGGACAGGGATTGGGCTTGGAGTTTGCAAAAAAATTGTTGAGCGTCATGGAGGTAAAATCTGGGTGGATTCAGAAAAAGATAAAGGCTCTACTTTTTACTTTACCATAAAAAATTAAAACCTTCTCATTTGTCAAGCGCTTCGTAAAAAATCTTGTCTATTCCAACATTTAAAACTTTTAGCCGATCTATAAACAATTCAACATCCTCGCCGTTAATCAACTTGCCAAACCTTGGGGCAATAACCAGCGGCTTTGGTTCCAGCCATTTTACATTTTCCAAAACTTTTAAAAGTGCAGAATTTGATGAAATATTTTTTTGATGATAAGAGCGCATTCCTTCCCAATCTTTTTCTTTTGCATAAAGATCGTTGGTCTTTTCTGTAGTTGGTTTAGAATCAGAGCTAAACAAACTTCCGCTGAAAAGAACCCTGCTTTCAATATCATAGGTCATAAAAGAACTGGCTGAGCCACAAAAAGGTGTTTCAATAAATTGTAAGTTATGGCCTGAAGCAAGGGTAATAGAAGGTGTTTTTTCAATATCTACTTTTTTCACACTCCTTGGGTGGATTTCATAATGCTTTATGTAATCCCAGTTTTTTGTACTGGTCATACAAATCACACGCTCATTTGCCTGCCGTAACATCCTGCTGTTTAAACTGGCTTCCGGGCTCGAATCCAATGGAATATAAATATTTATTTTGGAAGCACCCCCAAGAGCCTGGTCGATTTTTTCTGAAATCGCATTAAAATATAATGGAGATCCCGGATCAAATAGAGCACATATTTTTTTGGAATCATTTTTAAAAACACGCAGATAGACATTTTGATGAACTGCTTCTTTTTCATCTATATGACCTACCCACCAAACATTTTCCATTAACTTTCCGGCAAACTTTAGGTCTGTTTTTTCAATATTTAGTTGTGGATCAACTTTAATTTTAATATCCAAAGGCCGGACAACAAAAGTTCCCTGGGTCCATTTTCGCATGGCATCAAGGGCAGCCTCATCTTTTAAAGAGTTATAAGAAACCGAAACAATATCACCATGATCCAGATTTACAGTACCAACCTGTCCTTCTCTTTGAAGAATCAGTTCTCCACTAATTTTCTCCCGCAGGCAAAGTTCTATAATTTCTTCAACGGGAACATCTTCAATACGTCCTTTATGCTGGCTGGCCTGCTCGCGCGATTGGGCAACCCGCCTGAACATAGTTTCAATTTTAATCAAAACTTCATCCACATTAAAAGGCTTCATTAAAAAATCGTCGCCACCAACATTAAGCCCTTCTAGCATCTTCTCTTTTTTTGCTGTCAAAAATATAAACGGTACAGATTTGGTTACAGGATTTTCGCGGACTCTTTTACATAAATCGATACCATTTAAGTTTGGCATACTGATATCAGAAATAATCAAATCCGGTACAAAACTTTGCAGCTTATCCATGGCAATAGCACCATCTTGCGCTACAACTGCTTCATAATCTCCTGTTAGTTCCAAAATACGCTGTAAAGCCATCAGGATAGGTTCTTCATCTTCTACAATAAGTACAGTCTTTTTGGAATGCATTTTCTCCTCGTTTATACCTTTGCCGGATGTACTGCTTTCGGATTAGAATACTATTTTTATTAGTAATTTTTATAAAAGAATTTTAAATTTATTTTTAAATATTTGTAATTAAGACGATTAATTCTGCGTTATAAACACTGATCAGAAATTAAAGGTAAAATAATGAGTGACTTTTTAGACAAGCTGAAAAAAAGTGCCGAAGGCAGCTATTCAACAGTTCGTAACAATGCTATTAATTTAAAAGACATTGCCGGTGACTATGGAAAAATCGCTAAATTAAAGTTTGAGCTGCACCAGTTAAAATCTGCCCGTGAAAAAAAAATGGCTTTGCTTGGAGAAACAGTTTTTCCTTATTTGCTTGAAAACAATACAAAAGCTTTAAAAACCCACGATACATTGCAAATGCTGCTTGATGAAATTAAAAATACGGACAATCAGATTGAACTTGTTCAACATGCTATTTCTGATATTTCAAAAAGGGAAAAAGCACCCAAACCACAAGATCATAAAAAAATGCATGCCGAAATTGAGTTGCTGGAACAACAAATTGAAACTCAACTAGAAGAGCTTCATGCAGTAAAAAAAGCCTTAGAAAAATAAAATATCCAACCATTATCATTCGAAGTAGTTGAGTAAAGCGGTTTTTCATTTAAACTACATTACTTAACACCTTGATTTTAAATATCCTTATGTATATTTTCCAATGATCTAACTACATGATGGAGGCTCTAATGCATCACAACCAATTTGATGCTTCTGCTTTAAATGGTGAAAGCCGATTAAAAAGAAACTTTCTTGGGTTTCTTAAAAAGAAAAAAGTTAATGTAAGGCCCGGTGCTTTAACACCCGATGAACTACGCGCAGTAGTTAAAGAAATCGGAAACAATAAAAAAGTAAATATTATTCGCGTTGAATACGACGGGACACCGGAAGACAAACCTGTTTCTGTAAAAATTGTTGACATCCGTGATGACTATTTTACTGGAAAGATTGTTAACCTTGAGCGCAGCATAAAACAAGAAATGGATGAAAAACTTGTTTTTGTAAAAGGCGGTGGCGGCACTATCGATTTTTATTTTAATGATGGCGACATTAGAAGCGTGGAGCAGGATATTGATGAAAGTATCCTTGAGCCTAAAAATCCGGTTGAACTTCTTGAAATTCTGGATGCGCTTGATTTGGACGAAGCAATTCTGCTTAGTTTTTACGACAGGGACAAAGGTGGCGTGATGAACGGTTCCGGTAAACTTGTAGCCAAAGATATTGAAAACAAGACTTTTCAGGTTGAGTTGAACCTGATCAATGATATTGAACTGGATGTACCAAAAACAATAGATCTTGATCTTGAAAAAGACACAGTTTTAGATTTAGAAGTTGTAATCTAAATAATTTATCTTTTTAAATATTCAATGCCTGGTGAAGTTTTTCGCCGGGCATTTTTTGTTTTAAGGGAAAAAATTTATTTGTCACTTTCCAAAACAAGAATAATCCAATCAATAAAAATGTTAACCAAAACAAATTATTAAATTAAAAAGATCCCGTAAGGAGAAAAAAATGCCAGGCAAGCAAGAAATAATTGATCAATTAAAAGAAGTAAATTACCCCGGTTTCAGCAGAGACATCGTTTCTTTTGGTGTAGTTAATGATGTAGTTGTTGAAGACAGCAAAATCTCAGTAATAATAAATTTAAAAAGCCAGGATCCCAAAATTGCCGATAAGGTAAAGCAGGATGTAGAGAGCCATTTAAAAAAGAAAAATGCCTCAGTAGAAGTTGAAGCAAAAGTTTCCCTTCAGCAAGCTGCCCCTGCACCGGGTGGCGCACCTCAAATGTCGCTGCTAAAAGATGTAAAACATAAAGTGGCTGTTGCAAGCGGCAAAGGTGGTGTAGGAAAATCCACAGTAGCTGTAAACCTGGCCGTAGCCCTTGCCAAACAAGGTTTAAAAGTTGGTTTGCTCGATGCAGATATTTATGGACCTAGTATTCCTCTTATGCTTGGCGTTGATGAACAACCTAAATTTGATGGTCAAAAACTTATCCCGATTGAAAAGTATGGCGTTAAGCTTATGTCACTTGGTTTTCTTGTTGATAGCAATGATCCGGTTATCTGGCGCGGTGCTTTGGTAACCAGGGCTTTGCAACAATTAATGACAGATGTTGATTGGGGTGATTTGGATATTATGCTTTTTGATATGCCTCCTGGTACGGGTGATGCCCAACTAACTCTTTCTCAAAGTGTTGCTTTGGACGGTGCAATAATTGTATCAACCCCTCAGGATGTTGCATTGGCTGATGCGGTAAAAGGCGTGCAAATGTTCCGTAAAGTAAATGTGCCTATTCTTGGTGTAATTGAAAACATGAGTTATTTTGTTTGCGCCCATTGCGGCGGTCGTCATGAAATATTTGACCATGGTGGTGTTGAGCGAGAGTGCAAGCGTATTGGCGCTGATTTACTTGGCGAAATTCCACTTGATTCTGAAATCCGTATTGGTGGAGACAAAGGCACACCGGTTGTTTCTGATGAAGCAAATAAACCACAGGCCATAGCTTTTATGGAAGTGGCAAAAAAAGTATCTGAAAAATTGAACAGTAAATAATTTTCAAACCGCCTAAAATAGCTGTCATTCTGAGCGAAGCGAAGCTAAGAGAAGAATCTTATTAACCATGGGATCCTTCTCTTCACTAAGTTTCGATCAGGATGACATCTCATTATAAATATTAACAAACTCTACACTCGATTTCTTTGATAACTTTCTTACCCTCCTGCTGTTTTTATTAAAAAATGTCAACTCCTCAACCGATAGAATTTTTAGTGTTCATTTAACTATCGGTCCCTATTTCATGAAATTTTCCTTGTTAATAGTTTTAGTTTTTCTGCTTAACTCATGCAATGTAACCTCTTTATTTATCAAAAGTGATAGCAAAAAAGATGATCCTCAAAATGATTTAAGGATGACACATCCACAAATCGAAGGTATGGCTTATATTCCCGGCGGATGGTTTAATATGGGATCAAAGAAAAGAAAAAATGAAAAACCGGTACGCAGAGTTTACATTGAAGGTTTATACATGGACAAAACAGAAGTTACCGTTGCCCAATACCGAAAATTTGCAAAAGCTACAAAGCGTAAAGTCCCAAAACAACCAGATTGGAATTTGGATGACCACCCTGTTGTAAATGTTGCCTGGAAAGATGCCATGGCCTATGCAAAGTGGGTTGGCAAGCGTTTACCGACCGAAGCCGAGTGGGAATATGTTGCCCGTGGTGGAAGCGCCAATTACCAATTTGTTTACCAAAACAGCCAGCAGTATGGCAAGAATTATGAAAATATTGCTGATGAATCCATGCGCCGCTATAAATATCATTTTCCGGTTGTAAGTGGTTATGATGATGGTTATGTCTTTACTTCCCCTGTTGGATTGTTTGCCCCCAACAAATTTGGAATCCATGATTTAAATGGCAATGTACTAGAATGGTGTGCTGACTGGTACTCCGATAAGAACCCTAAAGTTGAACAGAAAAATCCGGTTGGCCCAGCAAAAGGCAATTATAAAGTTATCCGTGGTGCTTCCTGGAACCGCAGCGGCAAATATATGAGTGCCTCATACCGTACATTTTATAATGTAAGCGTGCGTTTCGATTTTCTTGGCTTCCGTTGCGCCAAAGATGCTGAAATGCCTATTACTCAGAAATAATTCCTCCTCAAACAAATACCAACTAAAAAGCCCCTCAAAATTTGAGAGGCTAAATATCCGTCCACTGAGCTTGCCGAAGTGGAACAATACATGATCATTTGATCAAAACCATTTTCTTTTGAGATATAAAATCTCCACTAACAATACGATAGATATACATTCCTGTTGCTAGGTTCGTTGCATCAAATGAAACCTGATAACTCCCAGCAGTTTTATGGTCATCAACCAATGTTGTAATTTCCCGCCCTGCAATATCAAAAACTTTAATTTGCACTTTTGAGTCTTTTGGAACCTCATAAGAAATTGTGGTCACTGGATTAAAAGGATTGGGAAAGTTTTGTGAAAGCTTATATGTAAGCGGCAGGCTGATTCCATCTACCTGAAGTTGCTGATATGTTTTCTTGGCCAGCGATTCTTCGCTGTTGTGACCATTTCCCAGATAATATTCTGCCATACCTTCAACATCGGTAATGAGCCTTAGATAATAATCACCTGTCGTCAAGCCGGAACAGTCCAGTTGGTAATCGATGGCTATGTAATTATCGACATTATCTTTATTATATACAACCTGGTCGATAACGCCGGAAACTGTATTGTTTGATGCATGAACCAGTTCAACCCGAAAGCGAACTTCATCATTTTCTGAAAGTAGCGAATCGGCCAGATCTTTGTTGGATACATAATATGTATGGCTAAAAAACAATAGTGATTCAGCTGTTAAAGGCATATCGTTTGTGCGGGTAACCGAATTTAAGATTTCCCGGGTGGCCACAGAATTGGTATCAGAAAATTCTACAAACTCAATATTTTGCCCATCTAAAAGTACATCGCCAATGTTAAAAACAAATTCCAAATCGCCTTTTGTGACAACGCCCTGCCTACTGGCCGGATTGGCAGCAACAACTGCGCTTTTGCTTATCCCGCCACTTCCATAGTCTGTTTCCGTTTTTTGCAGTTTATAGGGCAGTCCGCCATTACTTTTAAAAGTCATTGATTTTATTTCATCAATATCGGCTCCATTGGAGACCTGTGCATACATTCCGGCCGGAACGTGGTAGTCCGTTGTATAACTTCCTGTTGGCGTCCTTTTTATATAGCGGCTGGAACTATTATCGTTTTGGTTAAAAACAACCACGGAATATCCGTCACCGCTGGCATTAATATTGGCAGTGCCCACATCGTCCCCGGTTTGGTAAAAGCTGCCCCAGGAGTTTTGGCCCCGTACACGCATAACTGTTTTATAGATATAACTCACCACAGATGTCTTCTCAAAAACCGGCACATCTGGTTCTTTGCCTTGCCAGGTCAGCGCCGCTTTGTACTCATCTGTCGCCACAATTGAGGGATACAGGTTATAACTGAAACCACTGCCACTGGAGACCGTTGTATAATTTTTCCAGATAACCGGATTGTTGGCCTTTGTATAATATAATTGATACTTAATGGCATCGGAATGCTGCCAGGCCATATGGATGTAGGAATAAAAATAAGGATATTTAAATGCGGAAAGCGTAAGGTTTTTGCTGCTACCGCTTGTGTTTTGTACAGAAGCATTTTGCAGGCGCCAGGCACCGGTTTCCCTATTTTGCACCGAGTATTTGTAGCCGGAGGTTGCAGATGGTTTCCAGGCCACGAAGACATCATCATCGGTAACGGCAACAACAGGTTTTGCATTTTCTCCATAAGCAGCATTATAAGTGGCAACATAAAAGTAATCAGAGCTGCCGGATTGCGTGTCATACTTTATTAAATAGATATCCGGGTCATACACACTGTTATAAACAAGCTCATAAACCAGGTAAAGGGTGTTTCCGTAATAATCCAACGAGGGGTTATGGGAATTCTCCCAGTTGGTAAACGGGAATATTTCGTCTTTGGTCCAGTTGGCGCTAAAATCTGCTGATGCGCTTTGCGCGTGATACACAACAGGATAAGTGTTTTCATTTTGAATATCATAATAATCACTTACATACACGGTATGGTAGATTCCATCATCGGTTTGTACAATTTTACGTTGGCTATTACTTGCATAAGCCGATGTGAGGTTACTGCGCAACCGCCCTTTGTAGTATGCGGTTACTGTTGCGTTGGGTTGGTAAAAAACAACGGCTGTTTCATTATTTTGCCAGTTTTGTAACGACGCGCCGGATTTGCCCCAACCATAGAAATCCCAAGTAGTGCCGTTTATAGTTTGGGCTGGGGCTTTGAGAGAATAATAGGTAGGAGATAGAGTATAGTCTTCTCCTAAAAACAAACCATCGTACCAGCTATAAGAACCAGAACCCGGAGTAAAAGGAGCTGTATAGCTTTTGAACTGGCTTAATTGCCGGCCATCTGTTTCAACAAACCAAGGATCTTTTAGCTGCACTTCGCCGACATCTATTGCCCCGGTTTCCAGTAGTTTAGTGCTTATGCTAAAGGAACCAGTATTGGTTGCTTTAAAATTAGCATTACGGTTATCAACATCAACAACTACAAAAAGATTATTATCATCCATTTTAAACTTGCTTGTATTATCATCCCACTCATGATGTTTAATTTTTTCGGTATTATAAACTGCCTTTTCAATCTCGGTTCGCCCGGTGTGTTTAATTTCCTTAATAATCAGTGTTTCATCACCGGAATCCAAAAAATCATGCTCTCCTTTTAAACTAACTTTATTACCAATATTGACACCATTATAACGGTTATATAAACGTATTTTACCAATACCCGGATGTTTAGCCACATATTTTGTGCCAAAATTAGCTAAGGCCGGTTTTTCCGTATCGCTGCCATCGGGCAGGATAAGCCCTCCATAACTTATATGGCGGTTCATTTCAGGTGTGCTTGGACTACCACCGTCCTCACTATTTGTTAAAGTGTGGTAAAAAAATCCTTTAGCACCGTTATCGATACTAT containing:
- a CDS encoding GHKL domain-containing protein, whose amino-acid sequence is MILASIYYSLVKSLIDEIYDQEFLAVSLQKKQIKMETSSLISHIHFLSQEQHLGLLIKDGQINSQIRKEITNRFLNFSQTSTFYDQIRFIQNSGREIIRIDFKNGRSEVVDDNSLQNKKSRYYFKAVSGLQKNQIFVSQLDLKIENGKVERPYKPMVRLGMPVFGDENQRIGMVVVNYLANRFLTVLTETSQINPGEIMLLNGKSYWLKSKNPDDEWGFMFEDKKNRTFANKFPNEWKEISEKQEDQFETDNGLFTFYTINPFFLKNEKQLVQIMNPGDKYWKILSHVPMNYIRSEKISLLYSFLPVFFLLVFLLILGTLIITNISIQKSKKDWELETANQQLENKVSERTKQLSEINKDLAKEIVKHKKTEKKLQKKTNELERSNKELEEFAYIASHDLQEPLRKISSFSKLLEKRSIESLDEEGQKYLEFITSSVARMRTLISELLKYSKVSSSKINFDSVDLNDVIKAVLDDLGMVIKESNTQINFNNLPEIKADKTQMIQLMGNLVSNAIKYYEPGRNGGPKISINAKEEPNQWLVSVQDNGIGIDQSHYEKIFVIFQRLHGRNDFSGTGIGLGVCKKIVERHGGKIWVDSEKDKGSTFYFTIKN
- a CDS encoding Mrp/NBP35 family ATP-binding protein encodes the protein MPGKQEIIDQLKEVNYPGFSRDIVSFGVVNDVVVEDSKISVIINLKSQDPKIADKVKQDVESHLKKKNASVEVEAKVSLQQAAPAPGGAPQMSLLKDVKHKVAVASGKGGVGKSTVAVNLAVALAKQGLKVGLLDADIYGPSIPLMLGVDEQPKFDGQKLIPIEKYGVKLMSLGFLVDSNDPVIWRGALVTRALQQLMTDVDWGDLDIMLFDMPPGTGDAQLTLSQSVALDGAIIVSTPQDVALADAVKGVQMFRKVNVPILGVIENMSYFVCAHCGGRHEIFDHGGVERECKRIGADLLGEIPLDSEIRIGGDKGTPVVSDEANKPQAIAFMEVAKKVSEKLNSK
- a CDS encoding SpoIIE family protein phosphatase, with product MAINLSAEQKTRGIGAEQEEVLTFYKRLFNYKFLYIFPPVKQNTIKPLVAIGREENLSFYNARDIDWLNFYHKVLTVETLNGESSIDQFFEHYEIDRLFPIRLNDECFGFLALGSHGRQSNHLENQIAQLIIRYLASLWHNHALLNDIEDSSKKTEQLLAEISTLLEVTQAIESGGNIQNLLEMIMQKCMNVMMVEAVSLMLLTKDKKELEFRVALGPKGKDVKPYKLKLGQGIAGTVALSGKPLLIPNAYNDDRFDPAFDRRSGFKTESILCVPLIYHNSVLGVVQALNRFDGKPFAEHDLSTFKIFSTQAALAIENTRLLHEAIENEKLKSQIAIASEIQHLIVPEILPEIPGLEMSGCYIPSQGVGGDFYAVQNVNEHETIFCIADVSGKSVPGALLVSTLHATLRAYLEFTTDLQVIMKKLNELIIKLSTADRFITLFISKFNSKTSKLDYISAGHNPQYLLREPFKISKLSSTGVCVGLIPFDYKIKSVDLKKNDMVLLYTDGIVEARDKNKEIFGEERLGKVLFENLKRPCDFIQKQIIRAVETFSPDAHQQDDLTLLVIRKTD
- a CDS encoding response regulator, which translates into the protein MHSKKTVLIVEDEEPILMALQRILELTGDYEAVVAQDGAIAMDKLQSFVPDLIISDISMPNLNGIDLCKRVRENPVTKSVPFIFLTAKKEKMLEGLNVGGDDFLMKPFNVDEVLIKIETMFRRVAQSREQASQHKGRIEDVPVEEIIELCLREKISGELILQREGQVGTVNLDHGDIVSVSYNSLKDEAALDAMRKWTQGTFVVRPLDIKIKVDPQLNIEKTDLKFAGKLMENVWWVGHIDEKEAVHQNVYLRVFKNDSKKICALFDPGSPLYFNAISEKIDQALGGASKINIYIPLDSSPEASLNSRMLRQANERVICMTSTKNWDYIKHYEIHPRSVKKVDIEKTPSITLASGHNLQFIETPFCGSASSFMTYDIESRVLFSGSLFSSDSKPTTEKTNDLYAKEKDWEGMRSYHQKNISSNSALLKVLENVKWLEPKPLVIAPRFGKLINGEDVELFIDRLKVLNVGIDKIFYEALDK
- a CDS encoding formylglycine-generating enzyme family protein, with amino-acid sequence MLIVLVFLLNSCNVTSLFIKSDSKKDDPQNDLRMTHPQIEGMAYIPGGWFNMGSKKRKNEKPVRRVYIEGLYMDKTEVTVAQYRKFAKATKRKVPKQPDWNLDDHPVVNVAWKDAMAYAKWVGKRLPTEAEWEYVARGGSANYQFVYQNSQQYGKNYENIADESMRRYKYHFPVVSGYDDGYVFTSPVGLFAPNKFGIHDLNGNVLEWCADWYSDKNPKVEQKNPVGPAKGNYKVIRGASWNRSGKYMSASYRTFYNVSVRFDFLGFRCAKDAEMPITQK
- a CDS encoding T9SS type A sorting domain-containing protein, with the translated sequence MKSIIQIICFSILLFAQLIAQDLMIIKLNGHSYQVEDIFTKKLNEYYEENKETIKADIVTGLGDADHRLKNNSVTNMPDLTLSYSFDDILGKAKLKVFLNNIKTRSIFNGECVTRIEFDLTIEYLLNIYSNELGIYVSFTPEDPIADDVTFNTYEKNSLNIFQVAYCAGVDFAVNLLDLEDIIEDGISPALIQEDKELLKFADLSDVSIDQAEIDALEQSFPLNGILAVDGGLIVEVNFHEGDVGQYKNITPNTVPAGGKLDIGGIAFLRYHLQDSAFNWHTTWTPYQRIDAAFNKMQQRGLTGCRVEARWDAIQSSSEVVLGQNPANITDADIDAIINNGAAEWHILDYILDKAYEKDIIVHMAVGVGHDTRPPGTPTLPSASISPDNSGSFDSEGNHYIAVSASDYLYNLELSSRAIIRKYANRIGVWQIENELNAARFTEAFKWWRKGNLWRDDQPGGFQDDVWNTLVASVQTEDPRSKIIHDFHMFDFADRLERWGADCDIIGANFYPNQLFAYPVLDFAVGEYVWAVRRMLKGLGMENKDVWITETSYPAKTAAELPEPYTVDDDIMHFSHQRQTQYIENSIQYSIDNGAKGFFYHTLTNSEDGGSPSTPEMNRHISYGGLILPDGSDTEKPALANFGTKYVAKHPGIGKIRLYNRYNGVNIGNKVSLKGEHDFLDSGDETLIIKEIKHTGRTEIEKAVYNTEKIKHHEWDDNTSKFKMDDNNLFVVVDVDNRNANFKATNTGSFSISTKLLETGAIDVGEVQLKDPWFVETDGRQLSQFKSYTAPFTPGSGSYSWYDGLFLGEDYTLSPTYYSLKAPAQTINGTTWDFYGWGKSGASLQNWQNNETAVVFYQPNATVTAYYKGRLRSNLTSAYASNSQRKIVQTDDGIYHTVYVSDYYDIQNENTYPVVYHAQSASADFSANWTKDEIFPFTNWENSHNPSLDYYGNTLYLVYELVYNSVYDPDIYLIKYDTQSGSSDYFYVATYNAAYGENAKPVVAVTDDDVFVAWKPSATSGYKYSVQNRETGAWRLQNASVQNTSGSSKNLTLSAFKYPYFYSYIHMAWQHSDAIKYQLYYTKANNPVIWKNYTTVSSGSGFSYNLYPSIVATDEYKAALTWQGKEPDVPVFEKTSVVSYIYKTVMRVRGQNSWGSFYQTGDDVGTANINASGDGYSVVVFNQNDNSSSRYIKRTPTGSYTTDYHVPAGMYAQVSNGADIDEIKSMTFKSNGGLPYKLQKTETDYGSGGISKSAVVAANPASRQGVVTKGDLEFVFNIGDVLLDGQNIEFVEFSDTNSVATREILNSVTRTNDMPLTAESLLFFSHTYYVSNKDLADSLLSENDEVRFRVELVHASNNTVSGVIDQVVYNKDNVDNYIAIDYQLDCSGLTTGDYYLRLITDVEGMAEYYLGNGHNSEESLAKKTYQQLQVDGISLPLTYKLSQNFPNPFNPVTTISYEVPKDSKVQIKVFDIAGREITTLVDDHKTAGSYQVSFDATNLATGMYIYRIVSGDFISQKKMVLIK